The genomic stretch TGCAGTTCATGCTCGGTCAGTGGTTCGCTCATCAGGCCCATCAGAAGCTCCGCTCGACCATCAGGTGCACAAGATGGCTGCCGGCCTTCGGGTCGAAGCGAGGGCCGTAGGCGATGCGAACTCGGAACTCGTCGCCGACGACAACCGACGGCAGCAGGAGAGGGCGCACACCGGCCTTGTTCTTCTGCGTGCGGTAGCCGGTGACAGCTCCCAGCGTCAGGTCGAGGGAGACCGGGCCAGCCTCGGCCAGCGTCCAGGTCTTGCCGGCGTACACGGACAGCTTTCGCCAGCTGTTGCGGTACCCGCCAACGGTCCAGCCGCTGTCCGTGATCGCGTACAAGCCGGGGTTCACGTTGCTCTGGTCGCGCTGCGGAACGTGCTTCGAGGCGACATGGAGCCCGAAGGTCGTCTCCGCGCTGGCGGTGCCGCACAGGAGCGCGAGGATCACTGCTGCTGCTTTCACTGCTGTGCTCCCTCTGCGGCCTGGCCGTTCATGATCGAATCCGCGACTCGCGCGACGACCTCGCACTCGGTGCTGATCAGCTTCCGGTACATGGCCCGCTCAGCCGGGGAAGACTTCGGCGTGCAGGCGGTGCGGTAGCGCACCACGCGTTTCGCGCACTCGATGGCTGCGAGGTAATCGGGGAGGAGGACGACGTTGCTCATCGCGTGCTCCTAACGTCCATCGCCAAGTCAGCGAGGGCGAACGCCTGGAGCAATCGCACGTGTCCGTGCTGCCCAGCATCCGTATCGCTGGCAAGCAGGCCTTTCAGGGCGGCCATCGCGTATTCGTCGTGCAGGCCTCGGCGCTGAGCGCGGAGGGAGGCCACTTCGGCGCGCAGGGTGCGGCACTCGGCGTCGAATGCGCTTCGCTCCTTGAGCGCCGCCTCGATTACGGCGTAGTCCTTTCCGAGCTTGCGGCCGTGCTTCGTGAGCACCTCCAGCGCTGTCTCCGGCAGCCGGTCCATGGGGGTGCTCATACGCGACCCCCTGTCATTGCGGCCACAACGCGCTCCATAAAGGAGGCGCGAGGCTTCATCTGCATGACCTGCACGTAGTGACGAATGGCGACACGGCTCGGCTCCGCATACAGCGGCCGTGGCCGCGGCTCGAGCACCATGTTGGGAGGGAACTCGCTGCGGTTACGCTCGCTTGGGGCTGCGATCCGCTGTAGCCCGTGCTTGATGTCCATCTCTCTGCCTCCGTCGCGTTCGTTGATGCGATGGATAAAGCATAAAGCAATGATGGATGTTCATCAAGCGTTACTTGATGCGAAGCGGTGGAAAAAATACAGCAACGCTGTATTTTTCGGGGCCGTCGGCTCGCTCTTGGCTATCCTGTCAATATTGACAGTTGACTGAAAGTTGACGAGCGGCGTGAAAAAACCCGCACGAAGCGGGTTTCAGTGGGGAACGAAGGGCGCTTACAGTTGGCCTGCGGCGTCTCTGACCGTGTTCGCTTGCGTTGCTGCCTTCTTCGCGGATATCCCCGCGTCGGAGAACTTGACGTAGGACGTGCCGGCTCTCCCCGCCCTCTCGATCGCCACGATCGTCGTGGCGCTTCCGGCCCACTGCAGAGTTTGCGACGAGATCACGGCGCCGCTGCCCGTGGTGACGGGACCAACGGTCTCCTTGGTGGCGGGGCCGTAGCGTTCTACAAGGATCGCTTTAAGGCGCGCCCAATCTGCTTGCCGAGCCTCAATGCCGACGGCCTCGACGGCTCCCTCGTGCAGGTGAATGCTCGCGGAATACGGCAGCCCGAGGTCTGGAAGCCCTTGCAGTCCCATGATTCTGTCGGCGTACGGCCCGTTCCGCTGCAAGCAGAGTCCCCGCGAGGCGCCGCCGCCGGGGGCGGGGGGCGGGCACGATGGCAGGTCGAGCTGGTCGACGCGCGCGCCGAGTCGCACACCGAGCACCGCGGCCGGTTCTTCCGCCCACTCGGTGGCAACTGCCGCCCCCGCCAGCAGCAGCCCTGCGGCGCAAAGCGCGGGCCGGATCATGCTGCCCGGTGGGCGTGGCGGTCCATCCAGCCCATTACCGGGTAGAAAAACGCGATGTCCTCGCACAAGATTGTCACCCTGTTGGTGCGATGCCAGGTCTCCACCACGACGCTATCGCCGCGATCAAACAACAGCTTCATCAGCAGCATCTGTCCGTCCTTCTTGACGATCACTACACGCTGCTCCGGCAGAGGCTTTACGCCCGGCGCCACGATGAGGTAATGCCCGTCGCTGACGAGCGGCTCGAGGCTGTCACCTCGCACCTTCACGGCCTTGTAGCCAGAGCCACCACCCCACTCGACGAAACCACCTTCGTTGTTCTCGTATTTTTTTTCCGAGAAGCTACCGTCAGACTGCACGAACCACTCCCCCACTACCGCCACGTTCTTGGCGTGGAAGCGAGGATACCCCGCACTTGAGGGGGGTAATTCCCCATTTAGGGGGAATTCATGCCCCATTTCGGGGCTTCCGCTGAATCCGAGTGACTGTCCCGTGACTTTTTCCACGACTCCCAGCCAGGCCTTGTCCATCCGGCCGGTCGAGAACCAACCGCTCACAGTCTGCGGCGTGCACTTCTGACCAGACAGCGCTTCGCACTGACGCGCCAGTTCCGCCTTGGTGTGATTCCGAGGATCTTGGCTGTTCCAGACGTCGAACGCGCGCTGAAGCGCAATGCGCGTGCGTTCTCTAGTCGTGACTGACTTATCAAGCATCGCTGTATTTTCGGCGCGATGCTTGTCATCTACCAATGCTTGATCTACCATACAGCAATGACGTATGAGATCAGGCAATGAGCAAGCACCCACAGCCGCCACAGGCTCCCGCTAACGCTCACATCGAGCGAGCAATCCAGCTGCTTGGAAGCGGTGTTGAACTGGCGTCGGTGCTCGATCGAAGCCCTCAGTTCGTGAGCCAGCTTCGCAAGGGAGAGCGGCCCGTTCCGCAAGACCTTTGCCCGCTGATCGAGAAGGCCACCAAAGGCGAGGTTACCTGCGAGCAGCTGCTCGGCAATGTGCAGTGGTACCGGGTTCGAGACAAATCGTGGCCCCATCCCGCCGGGCGTCCGCTCGTCGACGTCGCCGCTTCTGCCCAACAGGCCTGAGTTATGAGCGCTGCAGCTGTCATCCATCAGCTTGTAGTAGGGCGGCCGGTCTATCGGCTGCAGCGCTCGCCCCTTTCCTCCGCTCGCATCAACACCCGTTCTGCGTTCAGCACCACCCTCCCTCACCTCATTACGCAGGGCGGGGCGGGCGGGGGCCTTTATGTCTCCTCCGTGGGCGCCGCAAGGCGCTTTCCGGCTCTCGCGAGCCGGCTTTTTGAAGGGCCCCTCCATGAGGCCCGTGCCGTCGAATCCTCCCATCGCTGCATGGGCGGATTGGGTGGGGCCCTTCAACAAGCCTGAAACCTTTTCTTCAACAAAAGCGATGGGAGTTGCTATGTCCATGTCCGCCAGTGTCGCGGCACCCGAATGGAAACCACAAGACAGCGTTGGAATGCATTCGCAAGGCGAGATGCCGTTCCTCGGTCAAGTCGGTGAATTCCACCAGTTGCCCCAAGCCTTGATCCACAAGGCGTCCTTCTCGGCCTGCCTCGGAAAGGCAGCACTTCACAGCGGCATGGATGACCACGAGATCGCTGACCAGATCCCGATCAGCCACGGCTACATGAGCAAGTTCATGAGGAACGTCGGCCAGCAATGGGCGAAGCGTCTCGTGAAGTTCATGCACATCACGCAAAGCCTGGCGCCGCTCCAGTGGATAGCCGAACAGATGGGCTGCGACGTGGTGTTGCGGTCCAGCAAGGAAGCCCGCATCCGCGCCCTCGAGGCCGAGCTGCAGGCAGCAAGGAGAGCAGCATGAGCAAGAACCCCTTCCAGGCGGCCGCTCGGCCGTCAGCCTTCCTCGTCACCTACGGCGACACGTCCAAGCATCAGTTCGCGATGCTGGACCGGGCTCGTGCCGAGCACCAGGCAGCGACCGTGCATGGCGTCCTGGACCCGCTGTCCCGCATGCCCGACTTGCGCGCTCTTTACGAGTGGGCGGCGGACCCAAAGCGCCAGCCCTACGGGGCCGCGTTCCCAGCCGGCAGCATCGAGCAAGACATCGCCATGGTGTTCACCCTGGCCGAAGAGCGGCGCCATCTGGAAGAGGTGTCCTCATGAACTGCCAGCAAGGAGACCTGGCCGTCATCGTGGGCGGGCAGTACGCCGAGAACTGGGGGCGCCTCGTCATGGTGAGGGAGGCCTACAACTTCCAAGGCATCTGGGATGGCGACTGCGGCCCCGCGTGGTACGTCGAGTCAGAGGGCGACAAGCTCTACACCGAGACCGTATCTGGCCGACCCTTCCGCATGTACCGGGTAGTTGTCCGCGATAGCGCGCTGCGTCCGATCCGAAACGACGATGGTATTGACGAGATGGTTCGGATCGCTGGACGTCCGAACTACGCGGACGCCGAGCCTGCGACGCGCCTGCAGCAACTCCGGCAGGCCGTCGAGGAGTTCAAGCGCAGCCAGGGGGCGACACGATGAACCGTATCGCCGCGGGCAGCGCCTTCGACCGCGAAGGGTACGTGAGCCAGGCCGACTGGGAGGGGAAGGGTGCACGCGAGGGGCTCGAGGCCTCCGAGCGTTCAAGCCGACTGCGCGCGCGTCTGCTGCAAAGCAGTGACCCGGTGCAGGTCGCTATCGCCCGCGGCACGGTGTTCGGCATGTCCAGCCCCGCCCAACCCATCGAACACACCAAGCGGCTGCTCAAGCCGTCCCAGCTCTGAGGTAGACAGGCAATGGCCGGCGACTGGATCAAGATGCGATCGGACCTGCACACGCATCCGAAAGTTGTCCGCATCGCGTCCGCATTGGGTGCGGACAAGTTCCGGGTAATTGGCGGACTGCATGCGGTCTGGAGCATCTTCGACGCGCACAGCGAGGACGGGTTGCTCGAAGGCTACACGCCCGAGGCGATGGACGATGCGATCGGCTGGCCCGGCTTTTGCGCTGCAATGCAGTGTGTCTCCTGGTTGGTGCACGCTGACGGCGAAGGCCTTGAAATGCCTGAGTTTGACGAGCACAACGGCCAGTCCGCCAAGCGTCGTGATACTGAATCAAAGCGCAAGCGGAAGGCGCGCGCAGCGGAAGAACATCCGCAAGATGACCTCTCCTTGTCCGCATCGGATGCGGACAAAAAGCGGACTAGAGAAGAGAAGAGAAGAGAAGAGAAAGAAATACCCCCCCAAACCCCCAAGGGGGAGGGTAGGTTCGTCGAGTTCTGGGAGGCATGGCCGAAGAGCACCCGAAAGGGTGGCCGGGCTGAATGCCTCAAGGTCTGGCAGTCCAGCCGCTTGGACGGAGCGGCCGACGCAATCCTGGCCCATGTCCGAGCCATGCGCGGCTCGACGGACTGGCTCAAAGACGAGGGCAAGTTCATCCCAGCGCCAGTCGTCTACCTCCGCGGCAAGCGGTGGGACGGAGCCGAAGTCGGTGGTACCGCTCCGGCTGAGCCCGACATCTTCGCGGGAGCCGTCTGATGCTGCGCCCGCTCCCCACACCCCGCAATGCACAGGCGATCGTCGAGGCCCGCGCCCGCGGCCTGCGCCCGGCAGACCTGGTCGTCGTGTCGCTCGTCGGGGCGCTCGATTGGTCGAACCCGACCGTCTATGCCGATCCCGCCGAGCGCTACTCCTGGGGATGGGCCCGGGGGCTTGATCTGATCGTCGCCGTGAAGCCCGGCATCGCCGCTTTGCGCCTGCTGTCCGACCTGCTCGACGTCGACCCGTGGTCCCTGTGCATGGCCGATGTCCAGCGGCAGGTTGGTAGCAACGTCTATCGCGGCAGCTATGTCAGCGGCACACGTCGAATTGGTAGCTACATCGCGACCGGACCACTGCTGTTCCAGCCGTGGCTGCCGGTGCGCAACAAGGAGTTCTTCGCGTGAGGCTCATCTCCGACACCATCGACTTGTCTGCCTACAAGCAAGGGCCGGATCTGGCGGTGAAGGTCCGCAAGGCCTCGGATTTCCGGGATGCGGTACAGGCCCGAAGGGCGGCGCGCAACAACCCGAACGGAAAGCGGCACGCGCGGATGCTGTCCGGTAAAGCGCAGAACCTGCTGGAGTTCCGCCCGGGTGAGACGACGGCCTGGGCCGGATACAACGGGCACCGCAAGTCCATGTTCACCGGGCAGATCGCCGTGGAGTTGGCGCTGCAGCGCGAGCGCGTGCTCATTGCATCGTTCGAGATGCTGCCGGCTGACACGATGGACCGGGCAGAGCGGCAGGCGCTCGCCACCGGTTCGCCCACTGAGGCGCAGTCCGATTTGTTCTACCGCTGGGCGGACGACCGGCTCTGGTTGTTCGACCACCTCGGCCGCGTTGACGCCGAGACGTGCCTTGCCTTGTGCCGGTACTTTGCCGACGAGCTGCAGGGTACGCAGGTGTTCATCGACTCGATGATGATGGTCTGCGACAGCGAGGAGCGCCTCGACGAGCAGAAGCGGTTCACCACGGACATCGTGCGCTGCGGTATGGAGACCGGGCTGCACATGCATCTCATCGTGCACTGCCGAAAGCCTCCCTCCGGCACCGAGGACAAGCCTCCCACCAAGTACGACATCAAAGGCTCCGGCTCGATCTCGGATCAGGTGCACAACGTGATGACCGTGTGGGCGAACAAGCCCAAGGAGCGCGCCCTTGAGCGCGACCCGAACGACATGGTCCACCTCGAGCAGCCCGACGCCCTCGTGACATGCGAGAAGCAGCGCAACGGCCCTTGGGAGGGCCGGCTGAAGTTCTGGTTCGACAAGCCGACCATGCGCTTTTGCGACGACCGTCACAGCCGTGTCGAGCCATACAACCTGGGGGCCATTGAATGAACACGCCTCACGACTGGGTGGTTCTGTGGTCCCACGACCGTAACCAGCTACAGGTAGCCCGCATGGCCGAGGCCATCGAGTTCTCGATCGGCTGCTTCCTCGACAACAAGCCAGCAATGGGCGTGGTCCGAAAGGACCTGACCCGCGACCAGGCCGAGCAGTTCGTGCGCGGCTACAGCGATCTGATCAAACACCGCGGGAAGCAGAAGGAAGCACAGGCATGAGCAGCGACAACACGAAGCGGCCGCCGGACGTTCGATTCCGGCCAGTCGGCACGGGGATGGTGATCCGACGTACTTGCGGCAGCTGCGGGAAGCGCACATCGGACCAGGCCGGTGGCCGAAAGCATCCAGTGCGGGGTTTCATCGGGCCGTGCTGCGCGAGAACGAAGGAGGCGGCGTGAGTTCGATCCGAATCATTCAGGGCGACTGCATCGAGATCATGAAGACGCTACCAGAATGCAGTGTCGACAGCGTCGTGACCGATCCGCCGTATGGCATCGGTTTCATGGGGAAGTCGTGGGACCACGCCGACATCTTGAAGCGAGTCGAGCGGCAAGCTGCCAAACCGAACCAATGCCCGCAGCCCAACGGCGCACCACGAAAGAACCCCCGTCGAGCCCCCGCGGAAGAGGCGGGGAGCTACGACCTGTCGCCGAAGGGCATGCGGGCCTTTCAGGAGTTTTCGGAGGATTGGGCCCGGGAGGCTTTCCGCGTTCTGAAGCCGGGCGGCCATCTGCTGTCCTTCTCGAGTACGCGAACCTACCACCGCCTGGTGTGCGGAATCGAAGCCGCGGGGTTCGAGATCCGGGACCAGATCGGATGGCTGTTCGGCAGCGGATTCCCGAAGTCGCTGGACGTGTCGAAGGCGATTGACAAGGCGCGCGACGACAGTGCGGACATCGTTCGAATAACCGCGTTCATGGCCGATGCTGCCGAGCGCGCAGGCGTAACCCGCTCCGATGTTGATGCGGCAATGGGTACGAGTGATATGGCCGGCTGGTGGCTGACGCGCCTGCAGCACCGCTGCCAGTGCCCGAAGTGGGACCAGTGGATGAAGCTGAAGGCGCTTCTGCGCCTCGGTGACGAGATGGACGCGGAAGTCTGGCGGTTGAATGGTCGCAAGGGTGAGCCAGGGAACGAGCGGTTAGACCGGGAGGTCAGCGGGCCGGCGGGGAATGACGTTTTCCAACCAACACAGCGCGTCATCAACCCCGGTACGCCGGTCACCGAAGCCGCTCGCCAATGGCAAGGCTGGGGGACCGCGCTCAAGCCCGCATGGGAGCCGATCTGCGTCGCCCGCAAGCCACTCGTCGGCACCGTCGCGGCGAACGTGCTGCAGTTCGGGTCCGGGGCGCTCAATATCGACGGGTGCAGGGTGCCGACCACCGACAAACTCGGAGGCGGCGCCGAGAACGCGGACCAGAAGGGTAACGACGGATGGGCTCGCCCATGGATGGAGGATGAGGCTGCCCGCGATGCGCATGCTTCCCGGGTGCGAGCAAACGTGGCTCGCGCCGAAGAACTGGGCCGTTGGCCCGCGAACGTCATTCACGACGGCAGCGAGGAAGTGGCGGCAGCGTTCCCGAACAGCGCAAGTCCCTGGATCGGCAACCCTGGCCAGGGGGCCAAGGGCGGCGCGATGTTTGGCGGGGGAGAACAGAACGCAGTCGGAAAGCCAGAGTACCCGGACGCCGGCAGCGCGGCTCGGTTCTTCTACAGCGCCAAGGCAAGCGCACATGACCGGCATGAAGGCGCCGGGAAGAACACGCACCCGACGGTCAAGCCCACGGACCTGATGCGCTACCTGTGCCGCCTTGTCACGCCACCCGGCGGAACCGTGCTCGACCCGTTCGCGGGCAGCGGCTCTACCCTGAAGGCGGCAGAGCTAGAGGGCTTCAACGCAATCGGCATTGAGTTGTCGCCCGAGTACATCGAGATCGCTCGGCGTCGCATTGCTGCGGATGCACCGCTGTTCGCGGACGTGGAGACAGCATGAAGAAGCGCTCCGCACACGCCCGCCAAGCGGATGCAACGCCGACGAGTTCTAGGGAGGACCAAGCCCGCATTGACTCCCGCGAGCCGGCGATGTCTACGACAGCGGCGATCAAGCGCGCCGCGGCACTCGATGACGCGGTGACCGCCATCGTTCGTGGGCAGGACATAACCTCCTGTTGGGAGGTGCTGTTCGAGGCGGCCGGCATCGTTGCGCAGCTGTGTGCACGAGGGATAGCCGAGGACCGCGACCAGATGCTCGAAGACCTGAACGGCGTTTTCGGTGCCGTCCGGGCGCGAAGGGCCCCCGGGGTCGCGGCCCTCTACCCGGCGGAGGTAGCGTTGCTGCGCGACTTTGTAGCGGACTACGCGACGGTCCTGTCCGGCACCACCGAGCAGCAGTTCCTGGGTGCCAAGACTCGCACGCACATGAAGGTGCTGGTGACCGCGGCCCGCATGAGGAGGCGGTCATGAGAGACCCGCTGGACGCTCTGAATCCTGAAGAAGATCTCTTCTGGGCGACGGTCCGGTCAATGCCCTGGGTCGAAGCTGAGGAGGTTCTACGCGCACGCCGCGGCGACACCCTCCGACGCATGAACGCAGCTCAACGGGCCGGGAACGGGGTGGAGCTCTCCTGCTTGGCGCGACTGACCGCAAGGCTGAACGACGAGATCCATCTGGTATCGCAGCGGGCGCAGCGAGCGCGGTGGTCTGCAGCGGTGAGGGCCGTGTACGGCGATGAAGGTTGGGCGCAGGTAATTCAATGGATGCGCGCAGAGGAGGCAACGGGATGAACGACCACCACTACCCCATCGAGCAGCTGCGCATCATTTCGCTCATACATCAATCGGGAAACGTTACGACCAAGCTGATCTGCGAGCGGCTGAGCAAGAACCCGCATACCGTGCGCGAGCTTCTCCAGCGTCTCAAAGACCAGAACTGTGTACAGAAGCCGAGCTGGGCGTTGTGGAGCTTGACGGACCGCGGCCGGCTGGCGGCCGAGAGGTTCCCGGTTCCGATCACGACAGCGGTCGACGACCTGCTGGGCTTTTTCAAGGCCAACCCGGACGAGGAACTCACCACCACCGACATCGAGCAAAAGTTCGCGATCGACGTGATCGACGAGGCGGCGCGTTTGCGTGCGGCCCGCACGGCGGGGAAGTTGCAGCGCGTGGGGCACCTCTGGGTCGCCGGCCCGAAGCTGAAGGAAGCGGCCTGATGCGCACCAAGAACGCCAAGGCCATCAGCGCGGCCGAGGGGCGCTACCTCGCGATGGTGAAGCGCATGCCGTGTGCGGTGTGCAGCAAGCCGGCCACGGAAGCGGAGCCGTCGGAGGCGCACCACATCGAGCAGGGCCTCCACTTCACAGCGATACCACTGTGCGACGACTGCCACCGCGGCAGCTTCAACGGCATTCACGGCCAGCGCCGCATCTGGTCCGTGCTGAAGAAGACGGAGTTGTCGTGCTTGAACGAGACGATCCGGGCGTTGCAGTCGTGAGCGCCCGCTGCAAGACGATGGACTGCTACCCAGCCTGGTCGGGCTCACGACGCGTTGCCCGATTTGGGGCACGGTATGGTATCCCTCTCCTGGACTGCCTCTATGAGCGCGGCCTGGGCCCGCTGGGATATGTCGAAGGCGACCTCGTCGACGTCTTGGAGGCGTTGGGAGGTTTCGGCCGAGTATGGATACTCCCGCAGCGCTACGCATTGAAGAAGTACTCCACGCATCTCGCCGATCAGCTTCTCTGCTTCCGGGTCTGGTGCAACGGCCTCCAAATCGGCAAGGCGCCGCCTAAGGTCCGTGATCGCGGCCGTGTCGAGAATGCCAGACACTGTTCGAGGGCCCTGAACGGCCGCCATGTTGCTGACCAAGAGAGTGAGTTCGGTCGCGGTACTGTGCAACCGTTGCTTCGACTGCAGACGTTGCACATAGGCGGCCTCGTCCTGCTCGCGTCTTTGTCGCCGCCTGTCCGCGGCAGGAAGCCAGACTGCCACCGCGATTGCCACCACCGAGCCTACAGCTTGGGTCCAAGCGGGCCAGTCAATCTCGGCTTCCATCAGCCAGTTGCTCACGCCCGTCATGTGAAGGGTGGCAAACAAGAGAAACGACGAAAGTGCGAGCATGACCCAGTTCATGGGACTTCGATACCAAGCGGGGTGTTTCATCAGTTCTGTCGGCGCATTGCTTTGCTGCGGCATCGTAGTTCAGACGACTCTGGGCAATCGAGGGCGGGCGGATTGAGAAAGCCTGTGTGTGAGGAACTTCACACGCGGCTAGGTGAGGGGAGAGCGAGTTGATTGTCTTGAAACTCCCCTATCCCCTATCTGCGAACCGCTACTGGCGCACCTACATGCCGAGAGGCTTTAAGGCGCCGGTGACCGTCGTCAGCGACGAAGCCAAGGCCTACAAGAACGATGTCCGCTGGATCGCGAAGGCCGCCGGCGTGACGAGGCCGCTGGCCGGCCGCGTTGCCATCGCCTACACCCTTTACCCGCAGCGCCCTCAGGACTGGCAGAAGCGCATGCGCCAGGACCCGCTCGGCTGGGACGACACCGTGCAGTGCATCGACCTGGACAACGCGCAGAAGGTGCTGTTCGACGCCCTCAAAGGGGTCGTGATCGAAGACGACCGCTGGGTGCGCAGCATCCGCGCCGAACGCGCCGAGCCGGACGGGGACGCCCGCCTGGTGGTGACCATCACGCCGCTGATCGCGGCCAACCCCCAACCCTCGCTTTTGGAGCCTGCATGAGCTCGACAAACTCCAATCCCGACGCACTGACCATCAAGGTGAAGCGCCTTCACCCGGACGCGGTGCTGCCGAAGCATCAGACGGCCGGGGCCGCGTGCTTCGACCTGGCCGCGGTGGCGGTGCACGAAGACGCCCCGGACTTCGAGATTACCGACGTTCTCAGCTTCTCCCGCTGCATCTGCCCGGGCGAGCGCGTGACGTTCCACGTCGGGTTCTCTGTGGAGCCCCCACCGGGCTACGCGCTCAAGGTCTATAGCCGCAGCGGGCACGGTGCACATCACGGCATCGTGTTGGCGAACGGTACAGGAGTGATCGACCCCGACTACCGCGGGCCCCTGAAGGTCTGCCTGCAGAACAACGGCAGCGAGCCGTTCCTCGTCAAGAAGGGCGACCGCATCGCCCAGGCGATGCTCGAGCGAGTGCATC from Caldimonas brevitalea encodes the following:
- a CDS encoding S24 family peptidase codes for the protein MVDQALVDDKHRAENTAMLDKSVTTRERTRIALQRAFDVWNSQDPRNHTKAELARQCEALSGQKCTPQTVSGWFSTGRMDKAWLGVVEKVTGQSLGFSGSPEMGHEFPLNGELPPSSAGYPRFHAKNVAVVGEWFVQSDGSFSEKKYENNEGGFVEWGGGSGYKAVKVRGDSLEPLVSDGHYLIVAPGVKPLPEQRVVIVKKDGQMLLMKLLFDRGDSVVVETWHRTNRVTILCEDIAFFYPVMGWMDRHAHRAA
- a CDS encoding transcriptional regulator; protein product: MSKHPQPPQAPANAHIERAIQLLGSGVELASVLDRSPQFVSQLRKGERPVPQDLCPLIEKATKGEVTCEQLLGNVQWYRVRDKSWPHPAGRPLVDVAASAQQA
- a CDS encoding DnaB-like helicase C-terminal domain-containing protein — translated: MRLISDTIDLSAYKQGPDLAVKVRKASDFRDAVQARRAARNNPNGKRHARMLSGKAQNLLEFRPGETTAWAGYNGHRKSMFTGQIAVELALQRERVLIASFEMLPADTMDRAERQALATGSPTEAQSDLFYRWADDRLWLFDHLGRVDAETCLALCRYFADELQGTQVFIDSMMMVCDSEERLDEQKRFTTDIVRCGMETGLHMHLIVHCRKPPSGTEDKPPTKYDIKGSGSISDQVHNVMTVWANKPKERALERDPNDMVHLEQPDALVTCEKQRNGPWEGRLKFWFDKPTMRFCDDRHSRVEPYNLGAIE
- a CDS encoding DNA-methyltransferase, yielding MSSIRIIQGDCIEIMKTLPECSVDSVVTDPPYGIGFMGKSWDHADILKRVERQAAKPNQCPQPNGAPRKNPRRAPAEEAGSYDLSPKGMRAFQEFSEDWAREAFRVLKPGGHLLSFSSTRTYHRLVCGIEAAGFEIRDQIGWLFGSGFPKSLDVSKAIDKARDDSADIVRITAFMADAAERAGVTRSDVDAAMGTSDMAGWWLTRLQHRCQCPKWDQWMKLKALLRLGDEMDAEVWRLNGRKGEPGNERLDREVSGPAGNDVFQPTQRVINPGTPVTEAARQWQGWGTALKPAWEPICVARKPLVGTVAANVLQFGSGALNIDGCRVPTTDKLGGGAENADQKGNDGWARPWMEDEAARDAHASRVRANVARAEELGRWPANVIHDGSEEVAAAFPNSASPWIGNPGQGAKGGAMFGGGEQNAVGKPEYPDAGSAARFFYSAKASAHDRHEGAGKNTHPTVKPTDLMRYLCRLVTPPGGTVLDPFAGSGSTLKAAELEGFNAIGIELSPEYIEIARRRIAADAPLFADVETA
- a CDS encoding RusA family crossover junction endodeoxyribonuclease, coding for MPRGFKAPVTVVSDEAKAYKNDVRWIAKAAGVTRPLAGRVAIAYTLYPQRPQDWQKRMRQDPLGWDDTVQCIDLDNAQKVLFDALKGVVIEDDRWVRSIRAERAEPDGDARLVVTITPLIAANPQPSLLEPA
- the dut gene encoding dUTP diphosphatase; the encoded protein is MSSTNSNPDALTIKVKRLHPDAVLPKHQTAGAACFDLAAVAVHEDAPDFEITDVLSFSRCICPGERVTFHVGFSVEPPPGYALKVYSRSGHGAHHGIVLANGTGVIDPDYRGPLKVCLQNNGSEPFLVKKGDRIAQAMLERVHPVELVEVDELTETARGAGGFGSTGQGAASEADSEGGEL